AAGGAAAAATGAGAGGTGAGAataaattttaaaagaaaatatcaCATGTAAGCTGAATATTCTAGTTATAAAAGTGAAATGACCAATAACAACTTGAAATCTATCCAAACTGAAAATACTCAAACAGAACGCTACCTGTGCTAGCCTCAGGAGCCGGACCAAAGCTTTCAAGGAATCTGCATCCAGAAGAGGTGCACCTTCAATTTCTTTCACCTTCAGACGGTCTGCATAAGCTGAAGCCGTCCTTCGACCAATTGAAACACCAACACCCCTATCCATCAATGTCTGCCTATCGAATCCTAAACTATTCCTCCTAGCACTACTAAGCCTATGGGTGCTTCCAAAAAGGCTGCGGGCTTGATAGTGGCTCATTGCTCTATCTCTCAGCATCTGGGCTTCAGCAAGTAATGGAGAAGGTAGCGCAGATAGTACCGCTTCGGAAGAAGTCAAAAGAACCTGGAAAGGATATGATAAGATTTCATTGGCACGGCGAAATAAGAGAAACAATGTTTCAAAATACATACCTCTTCACGCAGATCAGCAGGGAATGTAGCTATAATAGAAGCATTATCCATGTCAGCTGCTTGACCTTCAGCTTGATGAGATTGTATAACTCTTTGTGCCCGTTGTTGTGCTAACACTTCTGCTTGGATATCTGGGGGAAGAGCAGCTAAAAATTCAGGATCAATGTCTTCTGCAGAAGGAGGTGTGTATGTGGTGGCTTGAACGGGTTGGGCAAGCTGGGAAGCCAGTACTTCTGCCCGCAAATCTTCTGGCAGTGCCTCCAAAAAGGTTGGATCAATAGTATTCGCACTTGAAGTTTCATTATTAGAACTGGTTTGATCACCCTGATTACCATCCTCGGCCACTGGAACGCTCGGTCCAGCAAGCGATTCATGTACCCTGACATCAGAAGCAAGAATAACACGTTCAGCCTGATTCTCTTCAGCGTGAGTACCATCCATCTCAACATCGGCAGTTAAATGAACTGAAGAAGCATGACCATCAACAGCCTCAGGAATTTCTGAGCCAGAGTCTAGACGTGCATAATTACTGGACTGGCTATCCGTCCTTGAGGATCCATAATCTAATCCACCCTGCAGAGATGAATCCCGGTTACTTGAATCCAAATTGAGAATGCCATCTGATGAGGTAACGAAATCAGGCACGGCCTGCAACTGTTCAGCAGAAGCACCACTATCCTCGCCAATTTCCATGCTTTCACTCCCATCTGGGATCCTGTTTAATGCATCCGGATGTGTTAACATACATTCCACCACTCGTAAACTTCCATCCTCGTCTCTGCCAGCAACCTGTTCACTTTCTGTTGGATTCTCTTGATTATCTGTTAATTCAATATTAACATCCTGATGTTGCACTTCACTTTGCTGACTATCAATGATATCACCAGCTATCAGTAATTGACTATCAATATGGGATGGTGGAATATCTGCTTGTGGCTTCTCCTCCGGTCTTGAGATCTCCGCCGGCCTTTGAGATAGAGGGCTGTTGGCATCAGTCACACTGCGCAACTGTGATATGAAATGATCCTCTACTGCATAAGCAATAGCAGCAGCTTGATTACTTCCCTGAGGCTGACCATCATCAGTCCACCGTCCATCACCCGGTCCTCTTCGTCCTCCTGCCAAGTGCTGCAAGGGATCCATCCCAAGAGAAAAATctatcagaggtggtggtggagcaCCAACAGACCGTTCACCGAAGAGAGTTGCCGATGCATGATCAGATGTAAGAACAGGAGCATCAAACATATAAAAGTGCGCTGCATCAAAACTTCCAACCTGTAAACTTTCCAAATCTCTAGATGAGTTTCCAGATGAAGACCACACTGAACTAACTGGATCCCCAGATTGGGATGGTCTCGTGAGGAGCGGATGTTGAAAACCACCAGTATCAAGACCACCAGACCGCTCAAGTAGAGTCCTATTAGCAGTTTGACGGCGTCTCTCAACACCTAGAGGCCTTCGAAGACCAAATATGTCATCCACATTTACCCCCTGGAAAGGCTCGGCAGCAACATCGATGAGGCCTCCTGCAGCTCCAGGCCGGCCAAGAACCTGCAAATGATCTAAACCATCCAAGCCTTCCCTCCACCTCACTTCTATAACAcgattttcatggaattcatcatcttcttcatcaatgaTCTCGTCATTGTACTCATCCCCGAGACCACTATCGTCATGGTCCTCCACATCAGTATCTGCTAGAGACATCAGCGCAGTACCATCTTCTGCTATatcctcttcctcctcatcctcGTCTTCATCATCCTCGTCATCATCTCCcatatcctcatcatcttcatcacccaTTTCATCATCTGCCCTGTGTTCAACTCGGAAAGTCATCTCAATTCCGTCACTGTTACTGTGTAATGCACCAGTTTCTTCCATCTCCTCCCGTACGAACTCTTCCCTATGCTCCACAGGCGGGTTAGCAGTGGTTTCTTCTCCTTCTACTCTTGTATCTTGCTCCATGGACTGATCTGGACTCCCACCTTGATCCCCGTCAGTATTAGAAGTACCCTGAAGCTGATGTTGCTCAAGTTGTGGAGCATCGTTACCCTCCTGTTGATTGATCTGATTCTGGTTGTTCTCCACAGCTTCACCAGCTGAAAATGCATTTGTTTGATCTCCACTTCTCCCATTTGTTACAGCAACTTTTTTCTTGGACCCATCCGACCTGAGCTGTTCACTAGCATTAGCAACCCTTGTTAAGCTCTCTAAAGCCTTGATTATGAGATTCACAACTTTTggagcatcaggatgatccaaatCAATAATCCGTACAATACTAGTCAGTGACTGAATCATCCCTCCATCAATCATTGTCTTTGCTATGTCTGGTGAGCAACCAGGACCAGGTAAATTGCTTGAGGATGAATTCTTTGACAATATCGAATTAACCAAGTCGGCAAAAGCTAAAACACTTCTATTTGGcaataagatgttctttgatgaaTTGTTCTCCAGGTTTGAAAATGAAAATAACGCTCGAGCAATTTCATTGATGACACGTCTACGCCCTTCACTAGAACGACCAGAGAGCACCACTAAAAACCATGAGGCTTTTTCAGACAGCTTGTCACTCCATTCATCAGCTGCGCCAGCAGTTTTATCAGAAGATAGCGGGAGTAGCCGATGCAAAATATGATACAGTACTCCACCTTGCCCAAAACCATCCACTGAAGTGTATCCTCGTTGTTGGCATATTTCCAGATCCCGTTTTAAAATCACCCCGACTGCGTGTACATACATCAGAAGAATATCACTCAACAGCTTAAGGACAAACGTCACTTTTGCTAACCCAGTCGATCTTTCTGAGAGGCTATTCATTTCCACTTTCTTTGTATCATCAACTTTTGATTTACCCTTTTTCCTCATAGCAGGCTCATCTACTTCCATAGGAACCGATGAATTTGTTAACTCTTCCTGGTTTTGTGCTGAAGGGTAACTCATGACTATTTCCAGGAGCTGGTCAATCACTTGTGTGAGGTTAGCAGGAACCTTCTTGTGGCCTTTAGAACATTTGCCTGGACCATCAAGTTGCTGCTTATTTTCAGATATCCGAACACCATCATTAGAAGATAGTCCAGCTTCACCACAAGATGTTTTtgatttgtctttttccttctctttttctttttctttttctttagataAGACCACGTTTATCCGGCTTCCTGACGTCTCCAATTGACAAACTGCAGCTGTGGCTCTCATGAAGACCACTGGATCTCTAGAAATAACAGGTGCCATAGCTGACAAAAAAATTCTAGGTGAAAGACGACCCGCATGACGGCTAAGAGTACCAGAGATAGTTTGTCGAATCTCCAACTCCATAGCTGTTTGTAAGGTTTGGGGATCTTCAAGTAGGTGCCTAACGATAGCAGATGCTACACTATTGTATCCAGGGAAGAAACAACTACTTGGGAGGCTAAAAAGGGCCACCAAACCTCCATTTTCAAGAAATTGCATGGCTACAGTATGGGTTTTTGTCAAGCGAGCACATAACTGCAGAACAGCCTGCATGACCACAGCTGGGACATGCTGTTTTATAAACTCCAAAGTAACTGAAAGTACCCTTTGGCTCTCCTCAAGAGTCAAGTAACCAGTAGACTTCCCTAATGTTTTCTCAAATACATTACTACTAGCTTCTTTATCCTTGGCCTCCTCCGAAGCAGGTTTGTTCTCTTCTACACCTGTGGAGAGTGATTGTGGAGGTTGGTCTTCAGCAGACTCTGTCATAGATTCAGTAGACTCGGGTAAAACTCTGGGCTTAGATTGCAACATGTTATCCAGGATAAGTAATAAAGCACTTATACATTTTGGGACCGCAACCTCTTCTCCTGACTCATTCCTCGCCTTGAAGTTCGTCAAGATATCAATTGCAGCAGAGACGATACCATTTTCTGCAGCAGTTTCTCGAGTACCACCATCTTCAGAAAGAAGCAAGGCCAAAATATGTGATAACGTACACAAGAGACCTGTATCTTTTGAAAAATCTGAAGGACAGAGCTTCAATTGCTGAATCAGATAGGTAACAACTCTTGGACGTTCTTCGCCTTTGTTTCGATTACAGAGTGTCACAAGCAAATCTGTCAATGAGAAAGCTATCGACTCACTACTTTGGAACAACTTCATAGAAGAAGCAAGAATATCATCAACTGGAGGTGCATCTGTTACTCTCTCCTCTGTAAGCACATCTTTCGCCTTATCAGTGTTATCCTCTTTTGATGTTTCTGACGAACTTCCAAGTGACAAAGCAAGTGCCCGAGCCAACTCATCATCTTCCTGCACAGGATCTTCGGCATGACTGAACAACCACTCCATGGCCATCTCAACACTATTTGTTTCCACCCGTCGCAGTGCTTCAACTGCCCTCGTACGAGTAAATCCCATTTCAACAATCGTAGAAATAGTAGATTCATCAGGAGGTGGGGCGATGAAACGTTGAGCTGCACTTCCTGTGGTACCATTTCTTCCCCGCTTTACATCTCCTACACCGGAATATATGTGTGTAATAAGAGAAACCATTGAAGAGATGAAAGCAGAGCTGCAACTAGGAAACATGGGGTGATTCCATACAGGAAGGACTGCATCAAGAACCTGAGACTGTAACATACGCACAAAAACTTCGGGATCCCTTGGAACAGGAAACAGGCCAATTGACAATCCTGATGCAAACGGCTGAACAAGCATCTGAGCTTGATATGAAGACGTCGGGGACAAAAGGAGAGCAGAATTTACAAAATATTCTAGCATACGGCAATAACTTTGTAATGTACTAATCAACCAAGATGAGCGACACAGCTTGTCTTCTTCACCTGCCTTATCTTGGTCAGTCCCGGATAAAGGAACAGAAAAAGGTAAAGTCCAGAGCAATTGGCTTGTAGCCTCAAATGTGGTTAAAAGTTCCTTGAAGGTTCCATGAACATAAAAATTATTCACCAGGACTGTATTGCATCCACGCCGTTTGCTATCAAAAGTGAGAGCCACCATGTCATCCACAACTTTTCCAAGATAACGACACTTCACTGACAGAGACATGTCAGGATCAGCTGAAGTAGAGTGTCCAGAAAAACTCAGAGCCTCATGAAAGATTTTTGAAAGGGATGTAGCAAGGCTCTTAGAGGCAGCACTCACAGAACCAGAGTCAGCTCTACGACGGTTCGGACCTGTAAACCCCTTAACAAGAGCAGCAAAAAACAAACGCATCGTAAGAGCAAGTTTATTTAGATTTTCCAGTAAGACAACATCAGGACTTCTTGCTTTGACATCTTGGACAGAAAAACTCTCTGATGCACTTCTAGGACCTTCTATGTCAATGCTTGAAGACTCCATATGTCGAATAAGCCTTTCACCACGAATCCGTGCTAACCCATGTCGTCCATGACGATGTATGCCTTCTCCAGAACGAACCACAGACAAAAACTCCTGCTCCGCATTCCATGGTGAGCGAGAACCATTCCTCATAGTGCCATGACTCGTGTATCTTACCATCGGAAGAAGATTAGAATCATCTTCAGTTCCAAGACCACTTGATGCAGAAGCATCTTTGGATCCTGATTCTTGATCTCCTCGCTTCTCTTCCACCTTGATATCACTGGATAAAGATATTTGCCATTGTATTTCCCTGTAAACTCTCCCTAAATCTTTCACAACATCAGCATCTGCGTTTCCCAGTTCAGGCATCATACTGCTGGACAACTTCAAAAGCGAATTGGAAAAAGCCAGAAGACCTTCCAGACTAGAAAGACATCTCAAGACTTCACTTTTCTTTGCTGACTCTATCCTACCGATTTGAGATCCTGCCACAGAACTTAATAATTCATTAGTTAACTTCAAACGTTCCCTCAAGAACGAGCACACCACCCTAGCTAGAGCAGCAGAATGCTGAGGCGAAAAATTCTTGAACGCAGCAGCTACATTGTGACCAATAGAAACAAAAAGAGGCACTAATGGCAAATTAAATATCTGTAGAATAGCTTCAACACCCTTCTTCTCAATAAATATACGACATGTGTCCGCATTCTGAAGAACGGTTTCCAGAAGACGAGAAGCATTACTTATATATTCAGGCAGTATAGACTCGGTATCAGCCAATGGGCCCTCAGAAGAAGTTTCAGTAACTTGGTCAGAACTTTCCATTTTGGATGGTTCCCCATCCTCTCCTGAAACCACATTCTTTTCATCTATATCGGTTTCCATTGGAACAGGAGCGGAAGAGCACTGAGAATCAATCGCTGAAGAAGAAGCTTCCACCACACTGCCAATCTTCGAAATGGTATTCAAGATCTCAATTAACATGTCAACTCCAGGTGCTCTCAAGGAAGAAGCATGGCGCATCAACTCATCCAAACCAGTCGACAGAGAAGCAGGAGTATCGCCGGCCAGGGCATGTAGATAAGATTTAGAGGTGAATATTTTAACAAAGCACCTAAGAGCATTGCGATCCTTTACAGCCTGAAGACCGCTGTTGTTCAAACACAGTGCATCCAGGCATTGAGGGATGCATGTGACAGCTTCAGAAGAGCAAAGGATCCCATCCATAATAGCATCCAGGAAAGCAGCAGGAAGATTAGCCGCATCTAAAACAGGATAACAGGTTGGGTCTTTGTGAATGAGATCGCTCATGACAGTAGCTGcaagagaaaatacaccaccACCAAAACCTTTGGCTCTTCTGAAAATAATACACAAGCAATGAGGTAATAAGCTCTCTTCAGAGCCATAAATACGAGCAGCACTTCCAGGGGCATAAGTGCCAAGTGATATAGCACGCAGTAAAGCTTTCATAAGCAACCTGCGGTGATAAGCAACCAATGCATCGTTATATTGAGGATGTACATTATCTACCTCCGCtgaaaaatctgaaaccacttctTTTCCCTTGCGACTACCCTGGGACTCTTCTCCAGGTTTTTTTGAACCTTTCTCCTCTACGTGAGAAACTTCAATTTTCAAACGGGCAATAGTGTCATCTAAACCTCCCAAATCTCTAAATAATGCAGCAGCCGGATTACTATAATCCATAAAGGCTTCTAGAACATGAACTGCAGTACTGACCAGGTGCAAGTGTTGGGGGTCCGTATCattaagaagaggaagaagagtggGTATGAATCCAGCTTCCTGCAAGGCCGAGCAGCCAGAAGACGATGAAACCAAAACAGTGACAAGAGATAAGAGAGATTCAGCAAAAACAACAGACCATCTTGAGACATCACTGGTAATAGAATCAATAGTCTTTTGCATGAGACTGGATAGAATTCCACGATGGCCGCCTGAAGTCACAGCACTTAATACTGTTGTCTGACGGGAACGATCTTGACAAAGAGCAACCAGAGCTTGTATACCCAGAATGCGAATCTTTTCGGGAACAGCCTCTTCGTAACTGATTAAGCTTACCAGTTCACTGACAAATTCAGGCTCATTAGTGAAAAATGCAGCCAAGTCTTCGGCATCATGGCTTGCTTGAGCAAGTATTATAAAAGCATAGAGGCGAATACATATATACTGCTGTCTTGCAGCTAAAGATCCAAAGGCCCTTGCAAACCGCAATCTTGTCAGCAAAGAGAATCTCAAACTAGGAGGTACCTTCCACTCTGATACTAGGTTATTAAGAAGCTCTAGGTCACTTTCTTCGTGGGTGTGTATGTTGGGCAAATGAATGAATTGTAACCCTTCAGTCATCTGGTTTGTTGTTGTTGCCTCATTTGATGAACCGCTTGCTGAATAGAACTCAAAGTGGAGGGTACAACCCAATTCATAAGATACTGGATCACAACCCTTCTCTACAGCACATGAGACGATGCCAAGGCCTTCATCCTTGCTCCCCCAGCCTTGTGAAAAAGTAAATAACTTTGAACCTAGTGATGCATCTCGTATAGAGCACTTCCCCATGGTTTTCTTCAAGAATGCAACCAAAGTTTGTAGACTTGCCTCGACAATGTCTGCATCAGTAGAAGCAAGCAGAGACGAAAGATGCTGCTGCATTACCAATGGCAACAAAAATAAtcaggaaaaagagattaaactTAAAGAAAAATGACAAGAGATTGATTTAATTAAGTTATGAGCAATAAATCTTGTAGTATCGAAGTATTCAATGTggtcatgaaaaaaaaaaaaacgagctaGCACACGTGTTTTTTGTGATCGCCAAAAAAATAAGAATGGCAACACCAGTTCAAATTAAACATACCTCATAAGAACTATAGAAATGCTTGTTCGTGCAATTCTCCAAAACTATCCTTATAACACGGAGAATGCTGAGAACAGCTCCTCTTGGGAAGGGAAAATCGACGGCCAGAGAATCATCTTCAATATGCAAATCCTTCCTCGACTTTATGTGCTTCTCAAAGAATGAATCAAAATGATTAAAGAGATCGACCCAATGGTGAAAATCTCCCTGCTTTAAGAAAAACAAAGTGCTGTGAGTTTATTTGCAGAAACCACAAAATAAAATTAGGAAATCATACTCAGAATCCCACCTTATCATATTCCCAGGCAAACCCTTTTAGAGATTCCTCAATTTTCTCATGTGGAACAGCAGTGACGCTGTTAATGAATGATTTGATTTTAGGAGGCTGCAAACAAACACAAACAAACCTCAGCAAACCATAATTCTGCAATACAAATCAATATGCGAATGAAGAAATTAGGTAATCTCTCATGTCTTCTTAGCCATATGAGATTACCTTAAAGCTTAGTTCTATGTTGCTCTATCACAACTAATCTGCATTAGCTTCCCCTGATGACCCTTAGATGTATTTGacttccatatcaacccaaaCCAAGCCCTTGTAATGAACTGGATAATTCATAATTTTGCTAATTTTCTAAAACAATAGCACTCACTGAACACACTGAAGTCAGTAAATTTACAATTGATTCACTTGCTACATCAAAATCACTAAAGTCATGCATGCCAAGTAAGTAAAACTGAACTAATAAACACTCAACCCACAAAACTATTCATCATAAACCCTAATAACCCGTTTTCTTCTTACAAAACCTAAATCACAAAACGTAacaattaaaagaaataaaaatcaaaacttaaatagGGCGTATCCACTTACCACTTCTAAAACCCTCCTTTTTTTCAACTTCATCTTTAATTAAGCATTGCCAgagttacaaaaacctaaaaaagatcgATCTTTGATGGAAAATCGATCATAATTGACAGTCAGTAACAAAACAATTTAACATATATAATTGATAACTTATGAATTAAGGAAGAAGAATTCTTTACCGAAAAGATTCTTTACAAAGATAATAGAGAGTTGATGGTGATAGAATGAGAGGGATAATATATACAAAGAGATTGAGAAGAAGATTGAATGAAAAAAATCAGAACTTTCTGACGAAATTTGGGGTTTTCAAAAGAGGGGTTTTCTTTTGATTACCGATCTGATCGAGAGAGATATATATTCTAGTTTCCAACTGAGAGAGAAGAATAGCTTACAGGAGTTTTTAGATAAAAAGTTGAAAATTTACCTCTTTTTAATTTATAATGACTAAATTGACCTTACAATTGAGGTGTATCAGTGCCTTGCTTCTCCAAAACCCTTCCCGGGACTAGTGTCCCAAAAGATTAAtacctaggggtgcacatatcctacccatacccgccaaccctgcccgccagttttttaactgtattctatcctatccactatatggagggtaaagattttcttaaccgccagtaaacgggtagggtggcgggtaaagctcgaaattatcctaccctaccagCATACCCGCCTATTTATACTATTGATCTCTGTCGTTGGTCGTTTAATCTCTGACGTTGATCTTTATACTATTGATCTCTGCCGTTGGTTTTCGTTTAATCTCTGTCGTTGGTTTTCGTTTTCCTCTACCTAAAAAGTAAAAACTAAAAACTGAATTCATTTCTCAAACCAGAAGACTCTCTACGCAGAGAAACTCCCAGAACGCAGAAgcataatcaaatcaaaatcaaatctgtTAACAGATCTCGTTTAGGACCCTTTAATCGGTTGATTCAAGGTAAGATCTAACTTCAAagttgattttgtttcatttttttttgtgtgttaaaTTGATTGCAAAATCATAGTGTTTCATGCATGTTGCAGGATACGAGGAATCTGAGTTTGCAAAGCTAATGAAGGGTTTAGTGAGTGGTTCTTCCTCCTAATTTAAAATCCAAACTAATTTTCAAAGGTATGAGTAAAACCCAGATTCCTTTTTTTACTTGGGGTGAAATTGGAAACCTTACACAGATAGAGCAAGAAGATAGAGAGAATGGGTATGCTTCTAACAATCCAATCCCAGTATCAGGTTTAGGGAGTAGTACGAATTCTCAAAcaaccaaaagaacaacaacaactaaTAATAAGAAGCTTAAAAAAGAAACcccaccttcagttggagcacctgtCAAGGTAAAAAAATTCATCTTTGCATGTCATCAAACTCTTTGTAATTAGTCTCATTAAGGATTTAGATTTCATAAAGAGATATTTTATTAGTGATTTTGATAATGAATCGACAGGTAAGAAAGAAAAAATCGGAGAAAGAATTGCAGCATTGCAACAACTAGTCTCACCATTGGAAAGGtataatcaatttttatttttttcaatttcagtAAAAGATAATaggaattttgtttcattttttatttttttcaatttcagtAAAAGATAATACGAGGAATCTGAGTTTGCAAAGCTAATGAAGGGTTTAGTGAGTGGTTCTTCCTCCTAATTTGAAATCCAAACTAATTTTCAGGTGAAAATTCACTAAACCCAGATTTCTATTTTTGATCCTTGCAATTATTGATTTCTTTAAAATAGTGAGTTTTGTGTAgcatttataaaccctaattcaccTTCTACTTTTCTGATCTTTTTCACAGCAGTTAAGATCTAGGATACCAACACTGCTGCTCAATTTCAGGTGATTCAATGTCCCCGGTTGTTAAAAAGGTTAGAGCACATCTTGTGGAAATTACTTCAAAAC
This is a stretch of genomic DNA from Papaver somniferum cultivar HN1 chromosome 1, ASM357369v1, whole genome shotgun sequence. It encodes these proteins:
- the LOC113301975 gene encoding E3 ubiquitin-protein ligase UPL1-like isoform X4; amino-acid sequence: MGKCSIRDASLGSKLFTFSQGWGSKDEGLGIVSCAVEKGCDPVSYELGCTLHFEFYSASGSSNEATTTNQMTEGLQFIHLPNIHTHEESDLELLNNLVSEWKVPPSLRFSLLTRLRFARAFGSLAARQQYICIRLYAFIILAQASHDAEDLAAFFTNEPEFVSELVSLISYEEAVPEKIRILGIQALVALCQDRSRQTTVLSAVTSGGHRGILSSLMQKTIDSITSDVSRWSVVFAESLLSLVTVLVSSSSGCSALQEAGFIPTLLPLLNDTDPQHLHLVSTAVHVLEAFMDYSNPAAALFRDLGGLDDTIARLKIEVSHVEEKGSKKPGEESQGSRKGKEVVSDFSAEVDNVHPQYNDALVAYHRRLLMKALLRAISLGTYAPGSAARIYGSEESLLPHCLCIIFRRAKGFGGGVFSLAATVMSDLIHKDPTCYPVLDAANLPAAFLDAIMDGILCSSEAVTCIPQCLDALCLNNSGLQAVKDRNALRCFVKIFTSKSYLHALAGDTPASLSTGLDELMRHASSLRAPGVDMLIEILNTISKIGSVVEASSSAIDSQCSSAPVPMETDIDEKNVVSGEDGEPSKMESSDQVTETSSEGPLADTESILPEYISNASRLLETVLQNADTCRIFIEKKGVEAILQIFNLPLVPLFVSIGHNVAAAFKNFSPQHSAALARVVCSFLRERLKLTNELLSSVAGSQIGRIESAKKSEVLRCLSSLEGLLAFSNSLLKLSSSMMPELGNADADVVKDLGRVYREIQWQISLSSDIKVEEKRGDQESGSKDASASSGLGTEDDSNLLPMVRYTSHGTMRNGSRSPWNAEQEFLSVVRSGEGIHRHGRHGLARIRGERLIRHMESSSIDIEGPRSASESFSVQDVKARSPDVVLLENLNKLALTMRLFFAALVKGFTGPNRRRADSGSVSAASKSLATSLSKIFHEALSFSGHSTSADPDMSLSVKCRYLGKVVDDMVALTFDSKRRGCNTVLVNNFYVHGTFKELLTTFEATSQLLWTLPFSVPLSGTDQDKAGEEDKLCRSSWLISTLQSYCRMLEYFVNSALLLSPTSSYQAQMLVQPFASGLSIGLFPVPRDPEVFVRMLQSQVLDAVLPVWNHPMFPSCSSAFISSMVSLITHIYSGVGDVKRGRNGTTGSAAQRFIAPPPDESTISTIVEMGFTRTRAVEALRRVETNSVEMAMEWLFSHAEDPVQEDDELARALALSLGSSSETSKEDNTDKAKDVLTEERVTDAPPVDDILASSMKLFQSSESIAFSLTDLLVTLCNRNKGEERPRVVTYLIQQLKLCPSDFSKDTGLLCTLSHILALLLSEDGGTRETAAENGIVSAAIDILTNFKARNESGEEVAVPKCISALLLILDNMLQSKPRVLPESTESMTESAEDQPPQSLSTGVEENKPASEEAKDKEASSNVFEKTLGKSTGYLTLEESQRVLSVTLEFIKQHVPAVVMQAVLQLCARLTKTHTVAMQFLENGGLVALFSLPSSCFFPGYNSVASAIVRHLLEDPQTLQTAMELEIRQTISGTLSRHAGRLSPRIFLSAMAPVISRDPVVFMRATAAVCQLETSGSRINVVLSKEKEKEKEKEKDKSKTSCGEAGLSSNDGVRISENKQQLDGPGKCSKGHKKVPANLTQVIDQLLEIVMSYPSAQNQEELTNSSVPMEVDEPAMRKKGKSKVDDTKKVEMNSLSERSTGLAKVTFVLKLLSDILLMYVHAVGVILKRDLEICQQRGYTSVDGFGQGGVLYHILHRLLPLSSDKTAGAADEWSDKLSEKASWFLVVLSGRSSEGRRRVINEIARALFSFSNLENNSSKNILLPNRSVLAFADLVNSILSKNSSSSNLPGPGCSPDIAKTMIDGGMIQSLTSIVRIIDLDHPDAPKVVNLIIKALESLTRVANASEQLRSDGSKKKVAVTNGRSGDQTNAFSAGEAVENNQNQINQQEGNDAPQLEQHQLQGTSNTDGDQGGSPDQSMEQDTRVEGEETTANPPVEHREEFVREEMEETGALHSNSDGIEMTFRVEHRADDEMGDEDDEDMGDDDEDDEDEDEEEEDIAEDGTALMSLADTDVEDHDDSGLGDEYNDEIIDEEDDEFHENRVIEVRWREGLDGLDHLQVLGRPGAAGGLIDVAAEPFQGVNVDDIFGLRRPLGVERRRQTANRTLLERSGGLDTGGFQHPLLTRPSQSGDPVSSVWSSSGNSSRDLESLQVGSFDAAHFYMFDAPVLTSDHASATLFGERSVGAPPPPLIDFSLGMDPLQHLAGGRRGPGDGRWTDDGQPQGSNQAAAIAYAVEDHFISQLRSVTDANSPLSQRPAEISRPEEKPQADIPPSHIDSQLLIAGDIIDSQQSEVQHQDVNIELTDNQENPTESEQVAGRDEDGSLRVVECMLTHPDALNRIPDGSESMEIGEDSGASAEQLQAVPDFVTSSDGILNLDSSNRDSSLQGGLDYGSSRTDSQSSNYARLDSGSEIPEAVDGHASSVHLTADVEMDGTHAEENQAERVILASDVRVHESLAGPSVPVAEDGNQGDQTSSNNETSSANTIDPTFLEALPEDLRAEVLASQLAQPVQATTYTPPSAEDIDPEFLAALPPDIQAEVLAQQRAQRVIQSHQAEGQAADMDNASIIATFPADLREEVLLTSSEAVLSALPSPLLAEAQMLRDRAMSHYQARSLFGSTHRLSSARRNSLGFDRQTLMDRGVGVSIGRRTASAYADRLKVKEIEGAPLLDADSLKALVRLLRLAQPLGKGLLQRLLLNLCSHSITRANLLRLLLSMIKPEAEGLVSGPASVSAQRLYGCRWNVVYGRSQHLDGLPPLVSRRILEILTYLATNHPEVAHILFYFDHRLVTDSPISVDDKNDKGKGKLIEGTDVPNQLEASQVGDIPLILLLKLLSRPLFLRSNAHLEQVMGLLQVVVFKAALRLECETQSEQPAATSQAEPVNEGAEDIQHESPIVEPDSNQELIKDTSANISTLEPKRTTNLYDIFLQIPESDLRNICGLLAREGLSDKVHLLAAELVKKLASTAKPHRKLFTAELAGLAHSLSSSAVSELVTLRSTNMLGLSAGSMAGAAILRVLQALSNLTSPIPEGSKGQENDAEQEKLTDVLNLNVALEPLWQELSDCISTTEVKLGQSLVSSPISNPNPRDPVGGNPSLSPPLPPGTQRLLPFIEAFFVLCEKLQTNATGQQDQVNVTASEVKDGAWTSFALEKFDGVVQRRPDGAVTFARFSEKHRRLLNAFIRQNPGLLEKSLCMMLKAPRLIDFDNKRAYFRSRIRQHHEQHPSAPLRISVRRAYVLEDSYNQLRMRPTQDLKGRLTVQFQGEEGIDAGGLTREWYQLLSRVIFDKGALLFTTVGNNATFQPNPNSVYQTEHLSYFKFVGRVVAKALFDGQLLDVYFTRSFYKHILGVKVTYHDIEAVDPDYYKNLKWMLENDVSEIPDLTFSMDADEEKHILYEKTEVTDYELKPGGRNCRVTEETKHEYVDLVAGHILTNAIRPQINSFLEGFNELVPRELISIFNDKELELLISGLPEIDLDDLQANAEYTGYSAASNVVQWFWEVVKAFSKEDMARLLQFVTGTSKVPLDGFKALQGISGPQRFQIHKAYGAPERLPSAHTCFNQLDLPEYSSKEQLQERLLLAIHEASEGFGFG